The following proteins are co-located in the Desulfobulbaceae bacterium DB1 genome:
- a CDS encoding IS256 family transposase, whose amino-acid sequence MAIDKEILDRLLADYNYQKPEELIGENGLLKQLTKALLERALQAEMTVHLGHEKHGTIVTKGGNARNGNSAKTIKGDFGKMPIEVPRDRDSSFDPVIIPKGQTRFPGFDDKIISLYSRGMTTREIQGHLEDIYGVDVSPTLISTVTDAVADEVKVWQNRPLDPIYPIVYMDAIRVKVRDNGHVKNKAVYLAIGITMDGVKDVLGMWVAENEGAKFWLQVVTELRNRGVQDIFIACVDGLKGFPEAIETVFPFTQVQLCLVHMVRNSLKYVSWKQRKEVAADLKAIYQSPTAEQAEMELMTFEEKWDKTHPSIGQSWRRNWERITPFFAYSPEIRKVIYTTNAIESLNMSLRKVTKNRGSFPNDESMLKLLYMALNNIAKKWTMPIRDWKAALNRFSILFGDRMPAY is encoded by the coding sequence ATGGCCATTGATAAAGAAATTTTGGATCGTTTACTTGCCGACTACAATTACCAGAAGCCCGAAGAACTGATCGGTGAAAACGGGCTGCTCAAGCAGCTCACCAAGGCCTTACTGGAGCGGGCGTTACAGGCGGAAATGACCGTCCACCTGGGCCACGAAAAACATGGAACCATCGTCACCAAAGGCGGTAATGCCCGAAATGGTAACTCTGCAAAGACCATCAAGGGCGACTTCGGTAAAATGCCGATTGAGGTCCCGCGCGACCGCGACAGCAGTTTCGATCCGGTCATCATTCCCAAAGGGCAAACCCGCTTTCCCGGCTTTGACGACAAGATTATCTCTCTCTACTCCCGAGGGATGACTACCAGGGAGATTCAGGGGCACTTGGAAGACATTTACGGAGTTGATGTCTCTCCCACCCTGATTTCAACGGTCACCGATGCCGTTGCTGACGAGGTTAAAGTTTGGCAAAATCGCCCGTTGGACCCCATTTATCCCATTGTTTACATGGACGCTATCCGGGTTAAGGTGCGCGACAATGGGCATGTTAAGAACAAGGCGGTCTATCTGGCTATTGGCATCACCATGGACGGCGTCAAGGATGTCCTGGGAATGTGGGTTGCCGAAAACGAGGGCGCCAAGTTCTGGTTGCAGGTAGTGACTGAGCTAAGAAACCGTGGCGTGCAGGATATTTTCATTGCCTGCGTCGATGGCCTCAAGGGTTTTCCTGAAGCCATTGAGACGGTTTTCCCCTTCACCCAGGTCCAGCTCTGTCTCGTCCACATGGTGCGCAATTCCCTGAAATATGTCTCATGGAAACAGCGCAAAGAGGTGGCTGCGGATCTCAAGGCCATTTACCAATCGCCAACAGCCGAGCAGGCCGAAATGGAACTGATGACCTTTGAAGAAAAATGGGACAAAACGCATCCGTCCATCGGCCAATCCTGGCGAAGAAATTGGGAAAGAATCACCCCATTTTTTGCGTATTCGCCCGAGATACGCAAGGTGATATATACCACCAATGCTATTGAGTCGTTGAACATGTCACTGCGCAAAGTTACCAAGAACCGGGGTTCATTTCCCAATGACGAGTCGATGCTTAAACTGCTTTACATGGCGCTGAACAATATCGCCAAAAAATGGACTATGCCAATCAGAGACTGGAAGGCTGCCTTGAACCGCTTTTCAATCTTGTTCGGCGACAGAATGCCTGCATATTGA
- a CDS encoding type IV conjugative transfer system protein TraL — MKRPFPQYLSAPFQILWYESDELALFMFFLVLALMYGNVFWLLLIPGPYVYSRIKRQKPRGFLCHLLYMAGLIRMKNYPAYFEKVFIE, encoded by the coding sequence ATAAAAAGGCCCTTTCCCCAGTATCTCTCCGCCCCGTTTCAGATCCTCTGGTACGAAAGCGACGAACTGGCCCTGTTCATGTTCTTTCTGGTGCTGGCCCTGATGTACGGCAATGTATTCTGGCTGCTGCTCATTCCCGGGCCTTACGTTTACAGCCGGATCAAACGGCAGAAACCGCGGGGCTTTCTCTGTCATCTGCTCTACATGGCGGGACTGATCCGGATGAAAAACTATCCGGCGTATTTTGAAAAGGTTTTCATCGAATAG
- a CDS encoding helicase, with product MSPAANQEPTKPTNSSRFAIGELVCLKSNPATVMPVIEVLTSGSGEPRYRVFQNNARAIYYESQLQAVSTVEEDRQRITAEELHAYLTGLQILAPSTANLYSLRSGRIKFIPYQYRPVLKLIRADRPRLLIADEVGVGKTIEAGLIIKELKARMDLSSVLIISPKALVAERKWFLEMKRFEEHFTALDGRLLRHCLRENDLDGEWPEQYAKAILPFSLFDAELIYGRDGKGRTRPKRQGLLQLDTPPKFDLIIVDEAHHIRNPATYLHQGIKYFCDNAEAVVFMTATPVQLGSADLYTLLNVLRPDLIIDPVSFTRMAEPNRFINGAVQHCRTGNPGWEQDARNALTEAAQTEWGRFFLRESPAFQKIYDQLAEAPLDDVARVLLIRAIEECYTFSPLINRTRRRDIGEFTTRKPDTLTVLFSPQQQELHDSLLDIIARIMAYCHGTQNVKFMMTTIRRQAASCLYGLAPLLEGILAGKLNSVEVYAAEDGDADADFSFVGQVRADIEELIVKAKKLNEYDPKVEAFLKVIRDKQTRANNKALVFSTFRHTLQYLAKHTQQAGFRFGLIHGEVPDDERSDLRRRFAFPKENPDALDVLLSSEVGCEGLDFQFCDFLINYDLPWNPMRIEQRIGRIDRYGQESKTVAIVNFITPGTVDADIYERCLLRIGVFKHAIGGNEEILGEITQEIHDIAENFELTPEEREKRLIQLSDNSIRQIQEEQELEAKQAELFGLNIPGLEWDKEVAAADNYWLSPSAIQRCVTVYLADRLGEQQDYLLGEKPLKTLRLSLEARNKLLEDFHRLPKLVEPIFREWEKWLKGADPMLPVTFAQETATENPKTVLLTVTHPLVRQAASYLNVSEHVYTTLAVRTSEVPPGKYQFGVYRWTKQGVKQDENLIPVTSEPIIATKLFSLLQAAHSVDIEELPAENLFDALDAHHHRQWTEAQANHIVENRQLVEYRRQSLIVSHLARCKAIEDQLSRATNDKIRLMKQSELARANADYERRMQELERAASGGDIHATPVVFGVIRVEAEA from the coding sequence GTGAGCCCTGCTGCTAATCAAGAACCTACGAAACCAACAAACTCTTCACGGTTTGCCATTGGCGAGCTCGTTTGCTTGAAATCCAATCCGGCAACAGTGATGCCAGTCATCGAAGTCCTTACTTCCGGTTCAGGCGAGCCGCGTTACCGGGTTTTCCAGAATAACGCCAGGGCAATCTATTACGAAAGTCAGTTGCAGGCGGTCAGCACCGTCGAAGAGGACCGGCAAAGAATTACCGCAGAAGAATTACACGCTTACTTGACCGGACTGCAAATTTTGGCCCCCTCCACGGCTAATCTCTATTCACTTCGTTCCGGTCGGATCAAATTTATTCCCTATCAATACCGGCCGGTACTCAAATTGATTCGGGCAGATCGCCCAAGGCTGCTTATAGCGGATGAAGTCGGGGTCGGCAAAACCATCGAAGCAGGGCTCATCATCAAGGAACTCAAGGCCCGCATGGATTTGTCATCCGTGCTCATTATCTCTCCAAAGGCGTTGGTGGCGGAAAGAAAGTGGTTTCTGGAGATGAAGCGTTTTGAGGAACATTTCACCGCTTTGGATGGCCGACTACTGCGTCACTGCCTGCGGGAAAACGATCTTGACGGTGAATGGCCGGAGCAGTATGCCAAGGCAATTCTTCCTTTCTCTCTCTTTGATGCCGAATTGATCTATGGTCGCGACGGTAAGGGGCGTACTCGCCCAAAGAGGCAAGGTCTTCTACAGCTAGATACGCCGCCCAAATTTGATCTGATCATTGTCGATGAAGCCCACCATATCCGTAATCCTGCCACCTATCTGCACCAGGGGATCAAATATTTCTGCGACAATGCCGAGGCCGTAGTTTTTATGACCGCCACCCCAGTACAGCTTGGCAGCGCCGATCTTTACACCCTCCTGAATGTTCTACGCCCGGACCTTATCATTGATCCGGTCAGCTTCACCCGGATGGCCGAGCCAAACCGTTTTATTAATGGGGCGGTACAGCACTGCCGGACGGGCAACCCCGGATGGGAGCAAGATGCACGAAACGCCCTGACGGAAGCGGCCCAAACAGAGTGGGGGCGTTTCTTCCTGCGGGAATCGCCCGCCTTTCAGAAAATTTATGACCAACTCGCCGAAGCCCCACTTGATGATGTCGCTCGAGTACTGTTGATCCGTGCTATTGAAGAATGCTACACCTTCAGTCCGCTCATCAACCGCACCCGCCGACGGGATATCGGCGAATTCACCACCCGCAAACCTGATACCCTGACGGTTCTTTTTAGCCCGCAACAACAAGAGCTGCATGACTCGCTGCTCGATATTATCGCCAGAATTATGGCTTATTGTCACGGCACCCAGAATGTCAAATTTATGATGACCACGATCCGGCGGCAAGCGGCAAGCTGTCTTTACGGTTTGGCACCGCTTTTGGAAGGTATTTTGGCCGGAAAGCTGAACAGCGTGGAAGTTTATGCCGCCGAGGACGGTGATGCCGACGCGGATTTCAGTTTCGTCGGTCAGGTGAGGGCGGACATTGAGGAGTTGATCGTAAAGGCCAAAAAGCTGAACGAGTACGATCCAAAAGTCGAGGCTTTTCTCAAGGTGATACGGGACAAGCAGACCAGAGCCAACAACAAGGCTTTGGTGTTCAGCACCTTTCGGCATACCCTGCAATATCTCGCCAAACATACCCAACAGGCAGGGTTTCGTTTCGGCCTGATCCATGGTGAAGTGCCGGATGATGAACGCTCCGACCTCAGGCGGCGTTTCGCCTTTCCCAAGGAAAACCCGGACGCTCTTGATGTGCTGCTTTCTTCCGAAGTCGGCTGCGAAGGGCTTGACTTCCAATTCTGCGACTTTCTTATCAATTACGACCTGCCCTGGAATCCCATGCGGATCGAGCAACGGATCGGCAGGATTGACCGTTATGGGCAGGAAAGTAAAACAGTTGCCATTGTCAATTTCATCACCCCCGGCACCGTGGATGCGGATATTTACGAGCGATGCCTGTTGAGGATTGGCGTCTTCAAACACGCCATCGGCGGCAACGAAGAAATTCTGGGAGAAATCACCCAAGAGATTCACGATATTGCCGAAAATTTTGAACTTACCCCGGAGGAGCGTGAAAAGCGACTGATCCAGCTTTCCGACAACAGCATTCGCCAAATTCAGGAAGAGCAGGAGCTTGAGGCCAAACAGGCCGAACTCTTCGGACTGAACATTCCCGGCCTGGAATGGGACAAAGAGGTGGCGGCGGCGGACAATTACTGGCTCTCGCCATCGGCGATTCAACGTTGTGTTACGGTTTACTTGGCCGATCGGCTTGGAGAGCAACAGGATTATTTGCTTGGCGAAAAGCCGCTCAAGACTCTGCGCCTTAGCCTGGAAGCCAGAAACAAATTATTGGAAGACTTTCACCGATTGCCCAAACTCGTGGAGCCGATATTCAGGGAATGGGAAAAATGGCTGAAGGGCGCAGATCCCATGCTGCCGGTGACCTTTGCCCAGGAAACCGCCACCGAAAATCCAAAAACGGTCCTGCTCACCGTGACCCACCCCTTGGTACGGCAAGCCGCCTCGTATCTCAATGTGTCGGAACATGTTTACACCACCCTGGCGGTCAGAACCTCGGAAGTGCCGCCCGGCAAATATCAGTTCGGGGTGTACCGTTGGACCAAACAAGGTGTCAAGCAGGACGAAAATTTGATCCCGGTGACTTCGGAGCCGATCATCGCTACCAAGCTTTTTTCTCTCCTGCAAGCAGCACATTCCGTTGATATCGAGGAGCTTCCCGCCGAAAATCTATTCGACGCCTTGGATGCTCATCACCATAGACAATGGACTGAGGCCCAGGCCAACCACATCGTGGAAAATCGCCAACTGGTGGAGTACCGTCGGCAAAGCCTGATCGTGAGCCATCTCGCCCGATGCAAAGCAATAGAAGATCAGTTGAGCCGGGCGACCAACGATAAAATCCGCTTGATGAAGCAAAGCGAGCTGGCCCGCGCCAATGCGGATTACGAGCGCAGAATGCAGGAACTTGAGAGGGCCGCGAGTGGCGGGGATATTCATGCCACCCCGGTGGTGTTTGGGGTTATTCGAGTGGAGGCAGAGGCATGA
- a CDS encoding transcriptional regulator — MEKRSAQQTAHDKATQILKEHGGTLRTGEALKAGIHPRVLYSLRDQGRIEQVSRGVFRLSDLPPISNPDLVSVALRVPKAVICLISALSFHHLTTQVPHEVAIALERGTESPRIDFPPVSIHRFTKEAYYAGVEKHEIDGVEILVYGPEKTIADCFKFRNKMGLDVVLEALKLYKERGRFNTEELLRYGHVCRVAKIMKPYLEAMV, encoded by the coding sequence ATGGAAAAACGTTCGGCACAACAAACTGCTCATGATAAAGCAACGCAGATCCTGAAAGAACATGGGGGAACCCTGCGAACAGGTGAGGCTCTCAAGGCCGGGATTCACCCGAGGGTTCTTTACTCTCTTCGGGATCAGGGCAGAATCGAGCAGGTATCGCGTGGCGTATTCAGACTTTCCGACCTGCCACCTATATCAAACCCGGATCTCGTATCCGTCGCCCTTCGGGTTCCCAAGGCAGTGATTTGTCTGATTTCAGCACTTTCTTTCCATCACCTTACCACCCAGGTCCCTCATGAGGTTGCCATCGCGCTTGAAAGAGGGACGGAATCCCCCAGGATTGATTTCCCTCCTGTTTCCATTCACCGGTTCACCAAGGAAGCCTATTATGCCGGCGTTGAAAAACACGAAATCGATGGGGTGGAAATTCTTGTCTATGGCCCGGAAAAGACAATTGCCGATTGTTTCAAATTCCGCAATAAAATGGGGCTTGATGTCGTCCTGGAAGCTCTCAAACTCTATAAGGAACGGGGGCGATTCAATACAGAAGAGCTGCTGCGGTATGGGCATGTATGCAGGGTGGCCAAAATCATGAAGCCTTACCTGGAGGCGATGGTATGA
- a CDS encoding conjugal transfer protein TraC has translation MIPFLERLLFGREGGLTFAELRKMVRRDSFSNYLNYVAYDPETATYRNQDNTVGMLWECTPLAFAGIRSLKILEGLFRAGLPMDAVLQFIFHADPHVEPTLALFQRSRIRNHPLVLANLEAVNAFVRQGGEGVRESAGIPIRNFRLFVAVKLSQKSREARDSVIREIRRQIHETLAAAHLHPRSMEPEQLLEWCRRFINRYPEGYPDRNFGQYDPSMPIRKQIITSDTVIRDEGDSLKVGDRYFCCTTPKVFPKEVDPLQTNTLFGGIWGLISDADQIKTGFLYAVNVIFEPLSSTLHAKCNLVLQQEAVGSFSPSLRRKQDEYLHAADDLDKGIPFVKVMPILWTWSTDKDKALDAMVRTRRMWESCGYTMQQDWGILKIMFLAALPFGLYTEGRTLASINRDFIAPVPTVTAILPVQADFAGAGQPKLLFLGRKGQLAGIDFFDAGAINQNVFCCASSGSGKSFLVNSITFNYYATGALIRIVDIGGSYKKMTTMLGARYLDFKPGTKVCLNPFTHIVDADEELKSVTAVFAQMAYSNSATSRPDDTEMNLIRNAVRWAWQQEGNRADADTVYRFLSRFPDVPDADLGEIAGNRKLVDAASKLAFNIREFTSRGAHAKFFTGPSTFDIRQDEFVVLELEHLKVQPELYRVVTLLVINAVTQDLYLSDRSRPRLIIFDEAWQFMGEAAMLAPVISEGYRRARKYQGSFMVITQSLFDLKSFGAVGEVIKSNSAFKILLESQDFSAAKQEGLIDYDDFTTELLKSVKSKPPKYSELFFDTPFGNGVLRLVVDPYTYYLYTSNPREIAAIEKLVREGKNYDQAIREMVRLHRA, from the coding sequence ATGATCCCCTTTCTTGAACGTCTCCTCTTTGGCCGCGAAGGCGGTTTGACGTTCGCCGAGCTCAGGAAGATGGTGCGGCGGGATTCCTTTTCCAATTACCTCAACTATGTCGCCTATGATCCGGAAACCGCGACCTACCGCAACCAGGACAACACGGTCGGCATGCTGTGGGAGTGCACTCCGCTCGCCTTTGCCGGAATCAGGAGCCTGAAAATCCTGGAAGGACTGTTCCGGGCCGGGCTGCCCATGGATGCGGTGCTACAGTTCATCTTCCATGCCGATCCCCATGTTGAACCGACACTTGCATTATTTCAGCGCTCACGTATCCGCAATCACCCCCTGGTGCTCGCCAATCTGGAGGCGGTCAACGCCTTTGTCCGCCAGGGGGGTGAAGGAGTGCGGGAAAGCGCTGGCATTCCCATCCGCAATTTCCGGCTGTTCGTGGCAGTGAAATTGTCCCAGAAAAGCCGGGAAGCCAGGGACAGCGTGATAAGGGAGATCAGGCGGCAGATTCACGAGACCCTGGCAGCCGCCCATCTCCATCCCCGCAGCATGGAGCCGGAACAACTGCTGGAATGGTGCCGCCGTTTCATCAACCGCTATCCGGAAGGGTATCCGGACCGGAATTTCGGCCAGTATGACCCTTCCATGCCCATCCGCAAGCAGATCATCACCAGCGACACGGTGATCAGGGACGAGGGCGACTCTCTCAAGGTGGGCGACAGATATTTCTGCTGCACCACGCCCAAGGTGTTTCCCAAGGAGGTCGATCCCCTCCAAACCAATACCCTTTTCGGCGGCATCTGGGGCCTGATATCGGACGCCGACCAGATCAAGACCGGTTTCCTTTATGCGGTGAATGTCATTTTCGAGCCATTGTCCAGCACCCTGCATGCCAAATGCAATCTGGTGCTACAGCAGGAAGCGGTGGGCTCTTTTTCCCCGTCACTGCGGCGCAAGCAGGACGAATACCTGCACGCCGCCGACGATCTCGACAAGGGCATCCCGTTTGTCAAGGTCATGCCCATTCTCTGGACATGGAGCACGGACAAAGACAAGGCCCTGGATGCCATGGTTCGGACTCGGCGCATGTGGGAGAGTTGTGGTTACACCATGCAGCAGGACTGGGGCATTCTGAAGATCATGTTCCTGGCCGCTCTCCCCTTCGGTCTTTACACCGAGGGCCGGACGCTCGCGAGCATCAACCGTGATTTCATTGCCCCGGTGCCAACGGTGACAGCCATCTTACCGGTTCAGGCCGATTTCGCCGGGGCCGGTCAGCCGAAGCTGCTCTTTCTGGGCCGCAAGGGGCAACTGGCCGGCATCGACTTCTTCGATGCCGGGGCCATCAACCAGAATGTCTTCTGCTGCGCCAGTTCCGGCAGCGGCAAGAGCTTTCTGGTCAACTCCATCACGTTCAACTATTACGCAACCGGGGCATTGATCCGCATTGTCGATATCGGCGGCAGCTACAAGAAAATGACCACCATGCTGGGGGCGAGGTACCTTGATTTTAAGCCGGGCACCAAAGTGTGCCTCAATCCCTTCACCCATATCGTGGATGCGGACGAGGAACTCAAAAGCGTCACCGCTGTTTTCGCCCAGATGGCCTATTCCAATTCCGCGACCAGCCGGCCGGATGATACGGAAATGAATCTGATCAGAAACGCGGTGCGTTGGGCCTGGCAGCAGGAGGGTAACCGCGCGGATGCCGACACCGTCTACCGCTTTCTGTCCCGTTTTCCGGATGTGCCGGACGCGGACCTCGGCGAGATCGCCGGCAACCGGAAGCTCGTTGATGCGGCAAGCAAGCTCGCTTTCAATATCAGGGAGTTTACCAGTCGGGGCGCTCATGCCAAGTTTTTTACCGGCCCATCCACCTTCGACATTCGCCAGGATGAATTCGTAGTCCTGGAACTGGAGCATCTCAAGGTGCAGCCGGAACTCTACCGAGTGGTGACCCTTCTCGTCATCAACGCCGTGACCCAGGATCTCTATCTCTCCGACCGCTCCCGGCCCAGATTGATCATTTTTGATGAGGCCTGGCAGTTCATGGGCGAAGCCGCCATGCTGGCCCCGGTGATCAGCGAGGGCTATCGCCGGGCCCGGAAATACCAGGGCTCGTTCATGGTCATCACCCAGTCGCTTTTCGATCTGAAAAGCTTCGGTGCGGTGGGCGAGGTGATCAAGTCGAACTCCGCCTTCAAGATCCTGCTGGAATCCCAGGACTTCAGCGCCGCCAAGCAGGAAGGGCTTATCGATTACGACGATTTCACCACCGAGTTGCTGAAAAGCGTCAAATCAAAGCCACCGAAATATTCGGAATTGTTTTTCGACACCCCCTTCGGCAACGGGGTACTGCGGTTGGTGGTCGATCCCTACACCTATTATCTCTACACCTCCAATCCCCGGGAAATCGCCGCCATTGAAAAACTGGTTAGAGAGGGCAAAAACTATGATCAAGCCATCCGTGAGATGGTGCGCCTGCATCGCGCTTAG
- a CDS encoding addiction module protein, whose protein sequence is MKIVEYLTPDGGSPFRDWFDGLESRAAAKVTTALIRLGMGNTSNVKSVGDGVHECKIDYGPGYRVYFGMDGKELVILVGGGTKKRQSSDIKNAGSHWADYKKRKKTIDKGG, encoded by the coding sequence ATGAAAATCGTTGAATATCTCACCCCTGACGGCGGAAGCCCCTTTCGTGACTGGTTTGACGGACTCGAAAGTCGAGCGGCCGCCAAGGTGACAACCGCGCTGATAAGACTGGGAATGGGAAATACTTCGAACGTCAAAAGCGTGGGAGATGGTGTCCACGAATGCAAAATTGATTACGGTCCCGGCTATAGAGTCTATTTCGGAATGGATGGAAAAGAGCTGGTCATTCTGGTCGGTGGTGGGACAAAGAAGCGACAGTCATCGGATATCAAAAATGCCGGGAGCCACTGGGCGGATTACAAGAAACGCAAGAAAACCATCGATAAGGGAGGCTGA
- a CDS encoding transposase: MVELIQQIDFLRGRVQRVEKENDFLREQLRLLTAQLYGRKSERLPQGENPQLMLFDEPAGEVEVGEREEEVQETIAVPAHRRTRTGRKPLPENLPRVEIVHDVTEEEKRCGCGAVKSRIGEDVAEQLDVVPARVQVLRHIRPKYACRHCEGVEDNGPSVVIAPPPAQLIPKSMASAGLLAYILVGKFADALPFYRQEGMFKRLGVEVNRTSMCNWSVQAGLACQPLLELLRKEIRSGPLINIDETTVQVLNEPRRSPASKSYMWIFRGGVPDKPALEFFYYPGRDGKVATDYLADYHGYVQTDGYIGYDFLDRRDTIVHLGCWAHVRRKFVDVLKAAGNLRSKKKTGVAEEAVDRIKALYDIEHAAREAKLDSDAIAKMRQEKAEPLIKSMHEWFLGLFREVPPKSLLGKAISYALGQWPRLSHYLKDGRLRPDNNLAENAIRPFVVGRKNWLFSGNAEGAQASATLYSLIETAKANKLEPYWYLRHVFERLPLATTEEDLRALLPQYIDRNLIAITIPA, translated from the coding sequence ATGGTTGAATTGATACAACAGATAGATTTTCTGCGTGGTCGAGTGCAGCGAGTCGAGAAAGAAAATGACTTCCTGCGGGAGCAGTTGCGCCTGCTGACCGCGCAGCTTTATGGCCGCAAATCGGAACGGTTGCCGCAAGGCGAAAACCCACAACTGATGCTTTTTGACGAACCGGCTGGTGAGGTAGAGGTCGGGGAAAGGGAAGAGGAAGTCCAAGAGACCATCGCTGTTCCTGCCCACCGGCGTACCAGGACAGGCCGCAAGCCGCTGCCCGAGAATCTGCCACGGGTGGAGATCGTCCATGATGTGACTGAAGAAGAGAAGCGTTGCGGTTGCGGTGCTGTAAAAAGCCGGATCGGCGAAGATGTCGCGGAACAGTTGGATGTCGTTCCTGCCCGAGTTCAGGTGTTACGTCATATCCGGCCGAAATACGCCTGTCGTCATTGTGAGGGGGTTGAGGATAACGGTCCATCGGTGGTGATCGCGCCGCCGCCGGCCCAGCTGATTCCGAAAAGCATGGCCAGTGCCGGGTTGCTGGCCTACATTCTGGTCGGCAAATTCGCCGATGCGTTGCCGTTCTATCGCCAGGAAGGGATGTTCAAGCGTCTTGGTGTGGAAGTCAACCGAACCTCAATGTGCAACTGGTCGGTACAGGCCGGTCTTGCCTGCCAGCCCTTGCTGGAATTGCTCCGCAAGGAGATCAGGTCCGGACCGTTGATTAATATCGACGAGACGACGGTGCAGGTTTTGAATGAACCTCGACGGAGTCCGGCCAGCAAATCATACATGTGGATATTCCGAGGCGGCGTCCCTGATAAACCGGCGCTGGAGTTTTTCTACTATCCAGGTCGGGATGGGAAGGTCGCTACCGATTATCTTGCCGACTACCATGGGTACGTGCAGACTGACGGCTACATCGGTTATGATTTTCTTGATCGCCGTGACACTATTGTTCATCTGGGTTGCTGGGCGCATGTGCGACGTAAATTTGTCGATGTGCTGAAAGCTGCGGGCAACCTGCGGTCAAAGAAAAAGACCGGAGTCGCCGAGGAGGCGGTGGATCGGATCAAGGCACTATACGATATCGAGCACGCAGCCAGGGAGGCGAAACTTGATTCGGATGCCATTGCCAAAATGCGTCAGGAGAAGGCTGAGCCATTGATCAAATCAATGCATGAGTGGTTTCTGGGTCTGTTTCGTGAAGTGCCGCCGAAGAGCCTGCTCGGCAAGGCGATCTCCTATGCCCTTGGCCAATGGCCCCGACTGAGCCATTATCTCAAGGATGGTCGCCTCCGGCCGGACAACAACCTTGCCGAGAATGCAATCCGTCCCTTTGTCGTCGGCAGGAAGAACTGGCTGTTTTCCGGTAATGCCGAAGGGGCTCAGGCCAGCGCCACCCTTTACAGCCTGATTGAGACGGCCAAGGCGAATAAGCTCGAACCATACTGGTATCTGCGCCACGTCTTCGAGCGGTTGCCGCTGGCCACAACCGAGGAGGACCTCCGGGCGCTGTTGCCGCAATACATCGACCGCAACTTGATTGCTATCACCATTCCGGCGTGA
- a CDS encoding DNA-binding protein produces the protein MKPQHKRLIREQLETTLGRLSCLRDMQRPAKGWLRAVREALGMSGKQFARRLGVSAPWTTVLEKKELTGSVTIKTMRQAAEALDCVFVYALVPRDSLADTVRKQAEILAKKRLARVSHSMLLEAQQLSDSDQQKAIEAEVEALIRNMPKELWDDDDEL, from the coding sequence ATGAAGCCTCAACATAAACGATTGATCCGTGAACAGCTCGAAACCACACTGGGCCGGCTTTCATGCCTGCGCGATATGCAACGTCCGGCCAAGGGCTGGTTGCGTGCTGTCCGGGAAGCTCTGGGAATGTCGGGGAAACAGTTTGCCCGGCGGTTGGGAGTTTCGGCGCCTTGGACCACAGTCCTTGAAAAAAAGGAGCTGACCGGTTCCGTTACCATCAAGACCATGCGTCAGGCGGCCGAGGCCCTGGATTGCGTTTTTGTCTATGCCCTGGTGCCCCGTGACAGTCTGGCGGATACTGTGCGCAAACAAGCTGAAATCCTGGCGAAAAAACGGCTGGCAAGAGTCTCGCATTCCATGCTCCTTGAAGCGCAGCAACTTTCCGACTCGGATCAGCAAAAGGCGATTGAAGCGGAGGTGGAGGCGCTGATCCGGAATATGCCGAAAGAACTATGGGACGATGACGATGAATTATGA
- a CDS encoding cell filamentation protein Fic, translating to MNYDYPPGATPIDADEAEGLLLPHITNRAELDRWEQDNIVEAETWAFRRKPRDLLSVDFACRLHRRMFDNVWRWAGEFRRSGKNIGVEWWSIGPALKNLLANVETWIDMKVYPPDEIAARFHHRLVSIHLFANGNGRHARLMADLLLVHVLGRPRFTWGSENLVQAGDCRQRYITALQAADRHQYGPLLDFVRS from the coding sequence ATGAATTATGATTACCCGCCCGGGGCAACGCCGATAGACGCTGACGAGGCGGAAGGTCTGCTTCTCCCCCATATCACCAATCGTGCCGAACTTGACCGCTGGGAGCAGGACAATATTGTCGAGGCGGAGACCTGGGCTTTCCGCCGTAAACCACGGGATCTGCTCAGTGTTGATTTTGCCTGCCGCCTCCACCGGCGAATGTTCGACAACGTCTGGAGATGGGCGGGAGAGTTTCGCAGGAGCGGAAAGAACATCGGGGTGGAATGGTGGTCCATAGGTCCGGCGCTGAAAAATCTGCTGGCGAATGTGGAGACCTGGATCGATATGAAGGTCTATCCTCCTGATGAAATCGCGGCCAGGTTCCATCATCGTCTCGTCTCCATACATCTCTTTGCCAACGGCAATGGCCGGCATGCCAGACTCATGGCCGATCTGCTTCTGGTCCATGTTCTCGGCCGGCCTCGTTTCACCTGGGGCAGCGAGAATCTGGTTCAGGCCGGAGACTGCCGGCAACGTTACATTACCGCACTCCAGGCTGCGGATCGGCATCAATACGGTCCGTTACTTGACTTTGTCCGTTCATGA